GCTTGGCGATGCCGAAATCGAGCAGCTTGATTCGTCCCTCGGCGGTGACCAGGATGTTCGAGGGCTTGAGGTCGCGATGCACCACGAGCTGCCGATGGGCCGCTTGAACGGCGGCACAGACTTCCAGCAGCAGCTCGACGCGAGCCCGACAGTCCAGCTCCTGCTCGCGACAGTAGCGGTCGATCGGCACGCCATCGACGTGCTCCATCACCAGGTAGGGCCGGTCCTCGGCCGTGACGCCGCCGTCGAGCAGACGGGCGATACCGGGATGCTCGAGATCGGCGAGGATCTGCCGCTCGCGTGCAAACCGCTCTTCGGCCCCATCGGCGCGGAAGGACAGCACCTTGACCGCCGCCCGCTGATCGAAGTGACCATCGGCACGATCGGCCAGGTAGACCACCCCCATGCCGCCGCGACCGATCTCGCGCAGCACCCGATAGCGACCGAGGACGGTTCCGATGGCCAGCCCCTCGCCGGAACCGCGCGGCAGCGCCCCGCCGGAGCGCAGCAGAGAGTCCGTCGACTCCGCCGCCGCCAGCAGTGAGCTCACCGCTTCGTGGAGGCCCTGGTCCCCGGCGCAAACTTCGTCGAGGCGCTGCGATCGCCGCTCCGCCGGCAGGTCGAGGAGCTCACAGAGAAGGGCGTCGACGCGCCGATCGAAGGCTTCGGGAGAGCCCGCCTCGTCAACCATGGCTCGGGAGCTCCGCAGCCGGCGAGTCACCGAGCAGCTTGCGCAGCCAGGCTTTCGCCCGCAACCAGTCGCGATGCACCGTTCGCGGGGATCGGCCGAGGGCCAAGGCCGTCTCGTCGCGGGTCAGGCCGGCGAAGAAACGGTACTCCACCACCTGGCAAAGCCGCTCGTCGAGATCACGCAATCGGTGCAGGGCGTCATCCACTTCGACGATACGGGCGGCCTGTCGGGGGTCCTGGCAGAGGTTGTCGTCGAGGGTTTCGGGCCGCCGGCCACCGCCGCCCTTGGCGCTCAGCCGACGACGGGCGTCGTCAACCAGGACATGGCGCATGGCGCGTCCCAGGACTGCCAGGAAGTGGGACCGACCCTCCCAGCGGGCACCGTTCTGCTGCGCGATCTTGACGAAGGCTTCATGGACCAATGCGGTGGTCCGAAGGGTTTCACCGGCCGCCAAACGAGCCCGCTGGAAGTGGGCGATGCGTCGCAGATCGCCATAGAGACGACCGACGAGTTGCTCGAAGGCGGCGTCATCG
This window of the Acidobacteriota bacterium genome carries:
- a CDS encoding ECF-type sigma factor, with protein sequence MSETTETRSVTELIAAHREGDDAAFEQLVGRLYGDLRRIAHFQRARLAAGETLRTTALVHEAFVKIAQQNGARWEGRSHFLAVLGRAMRHVLVDDARRRLSAKGGGGRRPETLDDNLCQDPRQAARIVEVDDALHRLRDLDERLCQVVEYRFFAGLTRDETALALGRSPRTVHRDWLRAKAWLRKLLGDSPAAELPSHG